A genome region from Sphingobium sp. CR2-8 includes the following:
- the metX gene encoding homoserine O-acetyltransferase MetX yields the protein MASVPITEDSRFGLRRQARLAAPLALSSGASLGPVDIAYETYGAMNADKSNVILICHALTGDQYVASDHPVTGKPGWWWRLVGAGKPVDPARHFIVCSNVIGSCMGSSGPASIDPATGEPHAMRFPVLTIADMVRAQAALLDHLGVDRLAAVIGGSMGGMQALTWPTLFPDRVESCIVIASTARHSAQNIAFHEVGRQAIMADPHWRGGDYYADGQVPSAGLAVARMAAHITYLSEAGLTEKFGRRLQGRDAKTFGFDADFQVESYLRHQGLSFVDRFDANSYLYITRAMDYYDIADDHGGSLAKAFAATKARFCLVSFDTDWLYPTAESRIIVHALNASGAQASFVELSSPFGHDAFLLECPELNRVVDGFLKGGRA from the coding sequence ATGGCCAGCGTTCCCATCACCGAAGACAGTCGTTTCGGCCTGCGCCGGCAGGCCCGCCTTGCCGCCCCCCTGGCGCTGTCCAGCGGCGCGAGCCTGGGGCCGGTCGACATCGCCTATGAAACCTATGGGGCGATGAATGCGGACAAATCCAACGTCATCCTGATCTGCCATGCGCTGACCGGCGACCAATATGTCGCGTCGGACCATCCGGTCACGGGCAAGCCGGGCTGGTGGTGGCGGCTGGTGGGGGCAGGCAAGCCGGTTGATCCGGCGCGCCATTTCATCGTCTGTTCCAACGTCATCGGCAGCTGCATGGGGTCGTCCGGCCCGGCCAGCATCGATCCGGCAACGGGCGAGCCGCACGCGATGCGCTTTCCGGTGCTGACCATCGCGGACATGGTTCGGGCGCAGGCGGCGCTGCTCGACCATCTGGGCGTCGATCGGCTGGCGGCGGTGATCGGCGGATCGATGGGCGGCATGCAGGCACTGACCTGGCCCACGCTGTTCCCCGATCGGGTCGAAAGCTGCATCGTCATAGCCTCGACCGCGCGGCACAGCGCGCAGAATATCGCCTTTCACGAAGTGGGACGGCAGGCGATCATGGCCGATCCGCACTGGCGCGGGGGCGACTATTATGCCGACGGACAGGTGCCGAGCGCGGGGCTGGCGGTCGCGCGCATGGCCGCGCACATTACCTATCTGTCGGAAGCGGGGCTGACCGAGAAATTCGGGCGGCGCTTGCAGGGGCGTGACGCCAAGACCTTCGGCTTTGACGCGGATTTCCAGGTGGAAAGCTATTTGCGGCATCAGGGGTTGAGCTTCGTCGACCGGTTCGACGCCAACTCCTATCTCTACATCACCCGCGCGATGGACTATTATGACATCGCCGACGATCATGGCGGGTCGCTGGCCAAGGCGTTCGCCGCGACCAAGGCGCGCTTCTGCCTGGTCAGCTTCGACACCGACTGGCTTTATCCCACGGCGGAATCGCGGATTATCGTCCATGCGCTCAACGCGTCGGGCGCGCAGGCGAGTTTCGTCGAACTGTCCAGCCCGTTCGGCCATGACGCCTTCCTGCTGGAATGCCCCGAACTCAACCGGGTCGTGGACGGCTTCCTGAAGGGCGGGCGGGCATGA